The window GTACTCCAACAATTCATCTCCCATTTCAGGAATGGTTTTTTCGCCCGAAATAATTCCTCCTGTATTGACATCAATAATGTCAGCCATTTTTTCAGAAAGCTTATGATTGGAAGAAACTTTAATCACAGGGGTAATGGGATTGCCTGTAGGGGTGCCCAAGCCGGTAGTAAATAAAATAATGTTGGCACCGGAACCTGCCATGGCTGTGGTACTTTCTACATCATTGCCGGGGGAGCATAGCAAACTTAAACCGGGTTTAGTGACAATCTCAGTATAGTCGAGAATATCAACTATGGGGGAGGTGCCACCTTTTTTGGCAGCTCCGGCTGATTTTATTGCATCTGTAATCAGACCATCTTTGATATTTCCGGGACTGGGATTCATATCGAAACCTGAACCTACAGCTTCAGCTGAAGCTGCATAAGCACGCATCAATCGGACAAACTTCTCAGCATTTTCATCAGTAGTGCACCTATTGATCAATTCTTGTTCTACACCGCAGAGCTCGGGAAACTCAGAAAGAATGGTTTTACCTCCCAAAGCAGCCATTATATCAGAGACTTGACCCAAAGATGGGTTGGCAGAAATTCCTGAAAATCCATCAGATCCTCCACATTCCAGTCCTATTGTCAATTGACTCAAAGGAGCTGGTTTTCTCTCCAATTGATCTGCTTCTGTCATCGCCAAGAAAGTGGATTGAATGGCTTTGGTAAGTAATTGGGGTTCTGTACCTTCTTCCTGCTGTTCTAAAATGATTACAGGTTTTTTAAAGTCCGGATCGATATTGGCCAATTTTTCTTTAAGGATTGCAGGTTGAGCATTTTGACAACCCAAGCTCAAAATAGTGGCCCCAGCTACGTTTGGATTATTGATATAGCCTGCAATCAAAGCACAGAGTGCTTCAGAGTCTTGTCTAGTGCCCCCACAACCGCCATTGTGCGTGAGGAATTTTATTCCATCAATGTTTTTAAAAAGCTTATCCTCACCGACTTGTTCCAAGGTTTCAACGCCAACTTGTTTCAAACCTTCTTTGTCACCCTCCAAGTAAAGTTGCTTCATTTGCTTTACAAAGGACTTGTAGGGGTTGGGTTTAGCAAAACCTAATTCCTCTACAAAGGCTTGTTTCATGATTTCCACATTCCGGTTTTCACAAAAAACCAATGGTACCACCAGCCAATAATTGGCAGTTCCAACTTGTCCGTCAGGTCTATGGTATCCATCAAATGTTCGGTTTTTCCATTTACTGACGTCTGGTGCATTCCATTTAAAATCTTTCCTTTTGCCGGTGTAAGTTGCTGTCTGATGGGCCAAGTTAGTGGTAGTAATCACCTCTCCTGAGGCAATCGGGGATAAGGCTTTACCTACAATAATACCATACATGTACACCTGATCACCTTGGTCCAGATCAGTAATGGTAAATTTGTGTTTGGCAGAAACACTATTTTTTAATGTAATTTCATTGTTTTCAAATTGGATAATTTCGCCTTTTTTAAGGTCCGTTAACGCAACCAAAACGTTGTCGTCGGGATGAATTCGTAAAACTTTATGCACCATTTCAATTATTTGATTATCTTGAGCAATCGATTGCACAATTTAGAAATAAATTAAAAGAAAAGAGGCTCAGGGCTTCTTTTTTTTTGATTCCCCATTAATTTTGACGGTTAATTGTAGGATTTTCAATTTTAGGTCAGAAAGAAAAGTGATGGTTTAGGAATGATTACGATAAAAGTAAAGGGAAAAATTTGGAAAAGGATTTTTTAATAATAATCATGCTAAAGTATTATTAATCAGTGAATAGATATTAAGGTGTGTATTTTTGGCATTTCCTTCTTTAATATTTGCCTAGAGATAATGTGCTTGAATTATTGTAATAAAAGTTAATTCACATAATTTTAAGAAGTAAAATAATAGAAACCCAAATAAGATTGCAATTCATATGCTGAAATTAAAAAAGACAAATTTCCCAATCTACCTCAGTATGCTGCTTTTGGCAGCCCTACTGGTGAGCTGCTCAAAACCCGGAGGGGTTAGGGTATTAAAGCTCGGCCATGGATTGGATACCAGCCACCCGGTTCATGCAGCCATGCTTTATTTAGCAGAAAAAGCCGAAGAAAAATCCAATGGAGAAATGATTGTTCAAGTTTACCCCAACCAACAATTAGGAACGGAGAGGGAACTTGTGGAGTTGCTACAAATTGGTAGCTTGGCCATGACCAAAGTTTCTACTGCTGCCATGGAGGGATTTGCTCCCGAAATTAAAATACTAGGACAACCTTATTTATTCAAGGATGATGCTCAACAAGCTAGGGTTTTGGAAGGCCCCATAGGGAAGCAACTTTTGGCTGCCGGAGAGAAATATTGGTTGAAAGGCTTGTGTTTTTACGATGGTGGTAAACGAAGTTTTTATACCAAAGACAAACCTGTAATGGTTCCTCAAGATATTGAGGGATTGAAAATTAGGGTCATGGAAAGTCCTACTGCAGTAAATATGGTGCAGAGCTTTGGTGGTTCGCCCACTCCTGTATCCTTTGGTGAACTATATACGGCATTGCAACAAGGGATTGTGGATGGGGCAGAAAATAACCCGCCCAGCTTTGTTACTTCCCGCCATTATGAAGTATGTAAATATTATTCTTTAAATGAACATACGGCTATTCCCGATATGATGATTGTTAGTACCAAAGTTTGGGACCTTTTATCCGAGGAGGAAAAAACATGGTTGCAAGAGGCTGCTGATGAATCGGCTGTTTATCAGTACAAACTATGGGAAGAATCTGTTGCTGAATCAATGAAGATTCTAGAAGAAGCCGGTGTGGAGGTTTTACATCCCGACAAAGAGCCTTTTAGAAAAGAGGCAGAAAAGGTCTATGAATTAATGGAAGAAACGGATCCGGAAATGTATAAATTGGTACAAGAAATCAGAAAATATTAAGCGATGGTCAGTTTTAAATCAAAGTTAGATAAAGTTGTAGGGGTCATGCTTATGGTCATAATGGCTGTAATGGTGATGAATGTAACCTGGCAGGTCTTTTCCAGGTACGTTATCCAATCTCCAAGTTCGTTTACAGATGAGCTTTCGAGGTATTTGTTGGTTTGGCTAGGTATGCTAGGGGCTGCTTATGTGGCCGGCCAAGGTAATCACTTGGCAATTGATATATTGCCAACCAAATTGACAGGAGAAGCAAAAAGAAAATTATTGATGGTCATCAATGTGGTAATAATATTATTTGTAATTCCTGTGATGATTATGGGAGGGACCAATTTGGTTTATATAACTTTTATTTTGGAACAGAAATCCGCGACCCTTCAATTGCCATTGGCTTATGTGTATATGATGATCCCATTCTCAGGTTTATTGGTTCTTTTTTATCAACTGGTAGACCTTAAAATATTAATGAACCAAAAGAATTCCCAAAATAGCTAAACCATGGAAGAATATTTAAGCATACTTATACTGATTGTTAGTTTTATTATTCTGATGGGCATAGGGGTGCCTGTTGCTTGGGCCCTGGGGTTTTCAAGTTTTCTTACCCTAACGGTCACCATTGCCTCAGTTCCTTCCGCCACCACAATTGCCCAAAGAATGGGAGTGGGGCTGGATAGTTTTGCCTTACTTGCCATTCCATTTTTTATCTTAGCAGGTGAAATTATGAACAAAGGAGGAATAGCCAACCGACTAATTGATTTGGCGAAGGCCATGACTGGAAGGCTTCCTGGTGGCTTATTGTACGTAAATGTTATTGCAGCCATGCTATTTGGAGCCATTGCAGGATCTGCAGCAGCAGCGGCTTCGGCCATTGGAGGAATTTTGGGTCCTCGTATGGAAAAAGAAGGTTACCCAAGAGAACTTGGCGCCTCTGTAAATATTACTGCCTCTACCACCGGTTTGATTATTCCTCCATCGAATGTGCTTATCGTTTATTCTTTAGCCAGTGGAGGTGTTTCTATTGCAGCATTATTTATCGCAGGTTATATTCCCGGTTTGCTCATTGGGATGTTCTTGATGATTACTGCAGCAATCTTTATTAAAAAGCACAAGCTTAAGCCCGGAGAGCCCACCAGTGTTAAAGAATTGGCCTCCAAATTTTTGGCAGCCTTTCCTAGCCTAATGCTTTTGGTTGTGGTGATTGGGGGGATTGTCATTGGGGTATTTACTGCTACAGAAGCTTCTGCTATTGCTGTTGTTTATACTTTGGTCCTTTCCTTTATATATGGTGAAATAAAACTAAGTAACCTTCCGGCCATCTTATTGAAAAGTTCAGAAACCACAGCCATAGTGATGTTACTGATCGCTACTTCAATGAGTATGTCTTGGGCAATGTCCAGTGAAAATATCCCTCAATCAATAAGTTCAGCTCTATTGACCTTGAGTGATAATAAATTTGTAATATTAATTATGATTAATTTAATCTTACTTTTCGTTGGAACGTTTATGGACATGACTCCGGCAGTTTTAATCTTTACCCCGATCTTTTTACCTGCAGTGGTAACTTTGGGTATTGACCCTGTTCATTTTGGAATCATGATGGTTTTGAATTTATGTATAGGAGTCTGTACGCCTCCTGTTGGCTCAGTGTTGTTTATTGGGGTGGGAGTAGCCAAAACTACCATCGCCAAGGTTTTCTTCCCTTTGCTCCCTTTCTTTGTAGCCATGTTATTAGGGCTTCTTATCATCACATTGGTGCCGGAGCTTACACTTTGGTTGCCTTCCGTGTTTGGATTGTAAACCATTATTTATTAAAATATTCTACTCCTCATCCATTGCGGTTGAGGAGTTTTTTTTGTCATAGTACCATGATAGGTTGTTCGCGATAGGTTTAATTTTTACCATGAATTATTTCTATCATTTAGTTTTTGATTAGTATTTGTTAAACCTGTAATAGGCAAAAGGCCTTCTTCTATCTGCTGAAATTGCTTCAAAATCAGTTGATTACTTGCTGATTTCAATTTTAAAATAGGGACTTTTTGCAAAAGTCTCCACATAGCAGATTTTTATTCGATTGCACGCAGTAAACAGACGATAGGTTCCCGAACCCTAAAGCATTACCCGGGTTCAATTTTCGCTTTCATCATCAAATATTTCTTCAATAGTGCAGCCAAATAGTTTGGCGATTCGGAAGGCAAGCGGCAGACTTGGATCAAATTTCCCCTTCTCAATGGCATTAATGGTTTGTCGAGAAACAGCCAGGCTGTCTGCGAGATCCGCTTGCGTCCAATTTTTTTGAGCACGGAGAACTTTTAAATTATTTTTCATTGGTAGCGCTTTTTCCCAATTGCAATTGCAATCATATAAGTGAGACTAATTGCAATGATTAGAAATGAAATTTCAGCATCGACCGGAATTAAATTGGTATTGTCCATCAAGTTAAATGAAATACCACCAAATACTCCTACACCCAAGGCAATACCCATGGCTTCCAATTGGATTTGCTTTTCCAATTCATCAAGGGATTTGAGAAAGCGAATGTTTGCCAATAACAAACCTCCGGCAAAAAATAAATTTACAGTAAAGCCTATCCAAGTATAAAGAGTATTTTCATTCCACAAAAATTGATGTCCAAAGGTTACCAAAGCGAGGGTTATCAACCATAACGCCGTCCATATTGCTAAATCTTTAGTAATCTGCTTGCGGTGGTTTTTCCAATTCTGAGTTTCCATATTTTATACATTTTGTAAAACAAACTTTACACAAAGATAAGTTAAGTATTCATAATGTCAAGTTTATTTTACATATTGTTTATGTAGCAATCGATTTCATTAAATTTTTATGAATCTGAAATTCCGTTGTGCAGAGATGGATAAACTTCGTGTAATATTATGAATTGGTAGTATTTTCCTTCATTTGCCATTGAAGTATTTGTAAAAAAAAGTAAATTGAAGGTTATTGACCTAAAATAATTTAAAAGTCTAAATAATATTCGGAATGTTAATGCTCATTTGGCGGGGTTGTTTTTATTTGTTACCTGCATTTTTTGTAATGCTAGTTTTTTCCGTATTACTTTCTTGTAACCAAGAAAGCAATCAAGCTTTACCTGCCCAAGTAGATTTTAATTTTCATATTAAACCAATCCTCGTGCAGAAATGCTACCTCTGCCACGGGCCTGATCCAAGTAGTAGAGAGGCAGGTCTTCGTTTAGACCTAAAAGAAGGTGCCACCATGCGCTTGGAAAGTGGTAATACTGCCATTGTACCTGCTGCTGTTCATCAAAGCGCTCTGATTGATCGGATTACAAGTGATGATCCCGAAGTGGTAATGCCGCCTCCCTCTTTAAAGCAAGATTTGTCTGATTATGAGGTGGCCCTTATTAAAAAATGGATAGAAGAAGGTGCTGAATATGAGCCTCATTGGGCTTTTATGCCTCCGGAGACGAACAAAAAAGTGGGAAAGGGTGACTTTAGTGAACAAATTGATGCCTTGATTAATGAAAAAATTGACGAAAAGGGCCTCGAGATAAGTGGTAAAGCAGATAAATACCAGTTGATACGAAGGTTGTCATTTGTTTTAACAGGCCTTCCCCCGGATATAGAAAGGGTGAAGCAGTTTGTAGTCGATGAGCGTCCGGAAGCTTATACAGCGTTGGTAGATGAATACCTTAATCATCCTGCATTTGGAGAAAAATGGGCCAGTCATTGGATGGATGTGGTGAGGTATGCAGAGACCAAAGGTCATGAGTTTGATTATCAAATTCAGGGAGCTTGGAGATTTAGGGATTATTTAATTCGGGCCTTTAATCAAGATGTTCCCTATGATCAATTACTGAAAGAACAGCTTATGGGAGATATTCTTTCACCTCCCCGAGAAAATCCCGTTTCAGGAGAAAATGAATCATCCTTAGGAACCATGTTTTTTACGATGAGTGAAGGAACCCATAGTCCGGTAGATATTAAAAAGGATGAGGCTGACCGGATAGACAATATGATAGATGTGGTAGGAAAAAGCTTTCAAGGTTTGACGGTGGCTTGTGCCAAATGTCACGACCATAAATTTGATCCTATACCTACTGCAGATTATTATGGACTTTATGGAATGCTAGGAAGTACCAGGTTCAGTCCTTTACCGGTAGGAAATGCCCAAATAAAATTTAATACGGTTTCAAAAGCCACTGAATTAAAGAGAAAAATTAAATCCTTGATGGCCAAAGAATGGGCTGTGCCTACGGATGTAGACAGTATACCAGTCCGGTTTGTAAATATTAAGACAGTACCGGAATCAGCTAAAACTGTAGATGTTATTGCTGATTTTAGAGGGTTAAATTTACAAGGTTGGAAAGCAGATGGTTTGGCTTTTGGAGCTAGTACTGCTTTAGGGGAACCAATATTTTCATCTACCTCAAAGACCTTAAAAGCCTTATCGCCGGGATTTGCCTCCAGTCAACAATTTGGCAGAGGGATTTGGGGAGCTTTGAGGTCCCCGGATTTTACAGTTGACAAGAATTTCATTGGTGTTAAAGCGAGGGGTAAAGGCGCAAGTATCCGTATCGTAATGGAAAATTTTCAATTGATAAGTTACCCTATTTATGGTGGTTTGGATCAAAAAGTGAATGATGAAGTTTGGCAAAACTATACTTTTGATCTAAGTGCCTGGAAAGGACGCAAGGTATATATTGAAATTCTACCCGGATCCTTTGTCAGACATCAATACATCCAGAAAGAGGATGCCTATATAGAGGCTGAATATGCAATTTCATTTAATGAAGTATGGCAAACGCCAGAATTAAATGATTCAGAAACTGAGGTTCCCTTTTCTCAAGCGGTTAAGCATTGGGTGAATGGGGAAAGCTCCGCAAAAGAAATTGCCTTTCTCAATGAGAAAATAACTAAAGGGAAGTTGAAAAAGGATTTTCCATCTGCACTGGCTTTAAAAATGGAGTGCGATTCCCTAGGAAGATTGGTAAAAGACAGTGTTTTTATTCAGGGAGTGACAGAGGGGTTTGGAGGAGAAAGTTCCATTTTTATCCGTGGAAATCATTCGGATCCTAGTAAAGAAAAGGTTCCTAGAATTTTCCTTTCAGGAATATTTGAATCCCAACAGCCTTATCGCGGAAAGGGGAGTGGCAGACAGCAGATGGTTGAAATGATGCTGGCTTCGGATAATCCGCTTACCTCTAGAGTAATGGTGAATAGAATTTGGCACCATGTTTTCGGCAAAGGTCTGGTAGAAACAGTGGATAATTTTGGTCTTCAAGGTAAGTTACCTACTCATCCGGAATTATTGGATTATTTGGCTCTGGCATTTGTCCAAAATTCATGGTCTATAAAGACCATGATAAAAAATATGGTGCTTACACAAGCTTTTCAAAGGAGTACTTACGTAGGTAGCATGGCCATGGATCCAGACAATTTATACCTGAGCCGTTATTCTATTAGGCGACTTGAGGCCGAAGGAATCAGGGATGCTGTTTTAAAAGCAGCGGGCACCTTGGATCGTACCATGTTTGGTAAGCCGGTACCTGTCCACTTGACTGACTTTATGCAAGGAAGGGGAAGACCAGGAGATTCTGGGCCATTAGATGGAAATGGAAGGAGGTCAGTTTATCTGGAAGTTAGAAGAAACTTTTTGGATCGCATGATGACGGCCTTTGACAGGCCTACTCCCTTTACTACTTTCGGAAAGCGAGATGTAACCAATGTACCTGCTCAATCTTTGTTTTTAATGAATGACCCATTTATTGCCGAACAGGCAAATCATATGGCGATTAAACTATTGAATAATAGGGATTTGATAAAAGATGAAGATAAGATTAATGATGCTTATTTGAGAGCTTTTGCAAGACTCCCTTCAGCTGATGAAATGAGTAAGGGATTGGCTTTTGTCAATAAAACCAAAATTCAGTTGTCAAGTCATGCACAAACAGATAAAGACCTAGATGTTTTGGCATGGAAAGAATATTGCCATGCTTTATTTAATATGAAATCATTTATTTATTTAATGTAAACCCATGAATTATCACAAGCCTTTTCTTAATAAGTCCTTAAGCAGGAGGGAGATGTTGAAAATAAGTAGCTGTGGATTTGGATCTTTGGCACTCATGGGGATGATGGGGAGCTTAGGTAGTGCTTGTAAATCTACAGATCCAGAGTCACAAGCCTTGCTGAGTCAGTTGGCCAAAGCACCCAATTTCCTTCCAAAGGCTAAAAATGTGATCTTTTTGTACATGGATGGAGGGGTCTCTCAAGTTGATTCATTTGATCCCAAACCCCGCCTTACTAAAGAAAATGGGATGGATCCTAAATTCAAGATAGATGCCACTCAGTTTAATAACAATGGTAAAATTCTTAAAAGCCCTTGGGAATTTAAGCAGTATGGTGAATCCGGTTTAGCTGTAAGTGAATTGTTTCCCCATATAGCCGGTTGTGCGGATGATTTGGCTTTGATCCGATCCATGGTTTCAGATTTTCCGGAACATACCAATGCCAATTATTTTCTTCATACAGGAAGTGGTTTGCAAGGGAGGCCCAGTATGGGGGCTTGGGTTAATTACGGTTTGGGGACAGAAAACAGCAACTTGCCGGGGTATGTGGTGTTGGATGGAGGCTTAATACCACCGGGCGGAGTTGATAATTTTAAAAATGGATTTTTGCCTGCAGACTATCAAGCATCTATTATGAAAACAGGCCATACACCAGTGGCGAATATCAAGCCTGATAGTATCTCAGCAAAATATCAAAAGCAAAAGTTGGACTTTATACATGAAATGGATGCCCAAGAGGAGGGGAGTTCAAGTGAAATTGAGGCTGCAATAAAAAATTATGAATTGGCTTATCATATGCAGTCTTCAGTACCCGAATTGACAGAATTTTCTGCAGAAAGTAAGGCCACACAAAAATTATACGGACTATTCGATGAAGATTTGAATACGAGGAATTATGGTGCCCAATGTTTAATGGCGAGAAGACTGGTGGAAAGAGGTGTTCGGTTTGTGGAGCTCACCTGTCCTTATATGAGTGGGATTGATCGATGGGATCAGCATCATAGCCTTAAGGATGGGCATGAACGAAATGCTCATGCTGTAGATCAGCCTATTGCAGGATTACTAAAAGATCTAAAATCCAGAGGGCTATTGGAAGAAACTTTGGTAGTCTGGACAGGAGAATTTGGGCGAACCCCTTTTGCTCAAGGTGCTGATGGGAGGGATCATAACCCCTCTGCTTTTAGTATGTGGATGGCTGGTGCCGGAATAAAAAAAGGTGCTATTTATGGCCAAACAGATGAATATGGATATAGAGTAATAGAAAATCCAGTTACCATTCACGATCTTCACGCCACCATACTATCATTGTTGGGAGTAGACCATAAACAATTAACCTATCATTTTGGGGGAAGAGACTTTCGATTAACTGATGTTCATGGAAATGTGGTGAAAGACATTCTGGCCTAAGTAGGGCAGTAACTTATCGGTTTCAATTTTCATGCATCTTAAAACTCAATGAAAATCAATTTTCCTAATAATTACTTTAGCCTTTCCATTTATGTTATTGAATAAATTGATTCCATATATTTTTTTTGCCATCCTCCTGTTTGTCACCCAAGAGCTACGCAGCCAAGAAGTGTTAATGAATCCCTTAAGAGTAGGGACCGCAAACAAACTGAATTTTGCCAATAGAACGGCTCATATCCCAACAATAGAAAGTGATTTCCCGGGAGGGAATGTTATTATTGAAAAGATTTTAGGCGATACCATTTTTTTTAAACCTGATCTCAGAGATACCCCAAGAGAATGGTTTTACTGGTGTTTTTCTGTTAAAAACACGTCCAATAAAAAATGGTTTTTTAAAACTACCAAGCCTAATGTTTTGAGCAATATGGGAGCTGCTTACAGCACAGATGGCGGTTATAATTGGCATTGGATTGATCAGGAAAATCACCTTGGGTCGGATCTTTTTAGTTATAGTTTTTCGGGAGATGGGAAACCTGTTATGTTAAGTATGGGGATGGCTTATACCCAAAAAAACTTTGATAAGTTTATGATGAAGTACAATTCTTCCAAATACATTAAAAATGCTGTACTCAGTACCACGCGTGGAGGAAGAGAAGTGGAACAGCTACTGATAAGCGATTTTGGAGTTAAGCCAAAGTTTAAGGTATTGTTTACAGCTAGAGCACATGCCGGAGAAATGATGAGCAATTACATTATAGAAGGGATGATTGATGCATTACATTCTGAAGATCCTTTGATGAAAAAACTTTTAGAAAAGGCTGAAATAATGATAATCCCTTTTTTAGATAAGGATGGAGTTGAACAAGGGGATCAAGGTAAGTACCGCAGTCCCAGAGATCATAATCGAGATTATTCAGGAAAAAGCCTTTATACAAGTACAAGGGCAATACGGGAGGAGATTCCGAAATGGTTGGCAGGTTTACCATGGATAGGGATCGATCTCCACAATCCTTGGATTAAGGGAGAAAACAATGAATGGGTTTATTTTGTAGGGAATGAAGACGAGCGAATAGCTGCGGCCCAAGAGAACTTCGTTAAGACGCTGATTCAAGTTCAGAGAGGGCCATTAAAAATGGATAGCAAAACAGGTTTCCTTGCTTTTGGTACAGCTTGGAATAAGGGGAGCAATTATGAACAAGGCTACTCTTTCAGTAAATGGGCATCAGGATTTTTAGATGAGGGATTGATTATGACCGGCACATTGGAGTTTCCTTTCGGGATCAATAATGGTCAAGTAGTGACCCAAGAAAAAGCCCGTCTATTTGGGAAAGATTTGATAATTGGTCTTTCGGAGTATTTGGATTTTTAGCCAATCAATAGGGCTATGTATTAGTAAGCCATTATCGAGATTCAATTCTTTTTAGTCTTTCTAGCCTCAGTATTTTTATACCATTTTAGTGATTGATCTCCCGTTAACCTGCTTGCCAAATGGTGTAAATTTACTTCTAAGTGGCTACATATATGCAATGATTTATTTTTTTTAAATCCTTACCTAAAAGCTATTGTGATGTGATTTCAATATGGGTGGACTTTTAATTTTGGTTTGGTGTCATTTGTAATCGTAGTAAGAAGTAAATCTCATGTTTCTAGCCTGTAATTTTTTGCAAAGAAAACAGTTTTTCAAGTAACTGTAAATTGTTGTTAATCAATTTTTTGTCGGGGTTTGCTGTGATCTGATTTTTATTGAAAGTCTTCCAAAATATAGATTTTTTAACCTTTTAGTTTTATTGATTAAATGGCTATACCAGTTATTAATTTATTTATGAGTATCAAAAATAATGATAGTATTAATTTATTGATAAATATTATAACTAGATTTTGAAATGAATAAATATTAACTATATTTAACTTTCTTTTTTAAAATAATGAAATATATGTGATGTCTTAATGTAAAAAATTAAAATTAAAATAAGAAAGGAGGTAAAATATGAGGTAATTTATTCTGTTTTAATTTAAATAATTTTTGGTAGAGTCAAGAATTATTTAGTTGAGTAATATTTAAAAAGTGTTTTTTTAATAAAAATTCAATTATTTGTTAAATATTTTACAATTATTAAAATTTTCAATATGTATAAAAGTAGAATTATCCTACTATTATTGTTGATGTTGCCAATTTGCACGTTAATGGCTCAACAGCGTAGTATCACGGGAAAAGTTACTGATGAATCGGGTGAGCCCATCCCTTCTGTATTGGTGTTAATCAAAGGGTCAACTGCTGGAACTACTACTGATCTTGATGGGACATATAGTATTTCAGTGCCCGGAG of the Cyclobacterium marinum DSM 745 genome contains:
- a CDS encoding DUF1501 domain-containing protein, encoding MLKISSCGFGSLALMGMMGSLGSACKSTDPESQALLSQLAKAPNFLPKAKNVIFLYMDGGVSQVDSFDPKPRLTKENGMDPKFKIDATQFNNNGKILKSPWEFKQYGESGLAVSELFPHIAGCADDLALIRSMVSDFPEHTNANYFLHTGSGLQGRPSMGAWVNYGLGTENSNLPGYVVLDGGLIPPGGVDNFKNGFLPADYQASIMKTGHTPVANIKPDSISAKYQKQKLDFIHEMDAQEEGSSSEIEAAIKNYELAYHMQSSVPELTEFSAESKATQKLYGLFDEDLNTRNYGAQCLMARRLVERGVRFVELTCPYMSGIDRWDQHHSLKDGHERNAHAVDQPIAGLLKDLKSRGLLEETLVVWTGEFGRTPFAQGADGRDHNPSAFSMWMAGAGIKKGAIYGQTDEYGYRVIENPVTIHDLHATILSLLGVDHKQLTYHFGGRDFRLTDVHGNVVKDILA
- a CDS encoding M14 family zinc carboxypeptidase, which encodes MLLNKLIPYIFFAILLFVTQELRSQEVLMNPLRVGTANKLNFANRTAHIPTIESDFPGGNVIIEKILGDTIFFKPDLRDTPREWFYWCFSVKNTSNKKWFFKTTKPNVLSNMGAAYSTDGGYNWHWIDQENHLGSDLFSYSFSGDGKPVMLSMGMAYTQKNFDKFMMKYNSSKYIKNAVLSTTRGGREVEQLLISDFGVKPKFKVLFTARAHAGEMMSNYIIEGMIDALHSEDPLMKKLLEKAEIMIIPFLDKDGVEQGDQGKYRSPRDHNRDYSGKSLYTSTRAIREEIPKWLAGLPWIGIDLHNPWIKGENNEWVYFVGNEDERIAAAQENFVKTLIQVQRGPLKMDSKTGFLAFGTAWNKGSNYEQGYSFSKWASGFLDEGLIMTGTLEFPFGINNGQVVTQEKARLFGKDLIIGLSEYLDF